In Ruminococcaceae bacterium R-25, one genomic interval encodes:
- a CDS encoding pyrroline-5-carboxylate reductase, translating to MKLAVIGTGNMGRALLGGFVNGGVISPSDAWCFDVYKEACVKCAEELGVNAASSLAEAVDGADYVLMAVKPIHFDGALKDVKESLKPEAIVLSIAAAVTCARIGGILGEGRKFVRIMPNTPAQVGLGVSAVCPVGLSDEESEFVLKLLGTCGETILCDENTLDAIGCVSGTGPAYVMLFIEAMADAAVSLGIKRADALKIAAATVAGSGKLALETGKHPAVLKDMVCSPGGTTIAGVMALEENGLRNAVIKSVTAAYDKTQEMKGNK from the coding sequence ATGAAATTAGCGGTTATCGGTACAGGCAACATGGGAAGAGCCCTTTTGGGCGGATTTGTTAACGGCGGAGTTATCAGTCCTTCTGATGCCTGGTGCTTTGACGTATATAAGGAAGCATGCGTTAAGTGTGCAGAAGAACTTGGTGTAAATGCGGCTTCTTCATTAGCCGAGGCGGTCGACGGAGCTGATTATGTGCTCATGGCCGTAAAGCCCATTCATTTCGACGGTGCCCTGAAGGACGTTAAGGAGAGCCTTAAGCCTGAGGCAATCGTCCTTTCCATTGCGGCTGCAGTTACATGCGCAAGGATCGGCGGCATCCTTGGTGAAGGAAGAAAGTTTGTAAGGATCATGCCTAACACTCCTGCTCAGGTAGGTTTGGGAGTATCCGCTGTATGCCCCGTAGGATTAAGCGATGAGGAATCAGAGTTCGTTTTAAAGCTCCTCGGAACATGCGGAGAGACGATCCTCTGCGATGAAAATACTTTAGATGCAATAGGCTGCGTTTCAGGAACAGGTCCTGCTTATGTCATGCTCTTTATCGAAGCAATGGCTGATGCAGCTGTAAGCCTCGGAATCAAGAGAGCTGATGCTCTTAAGATCGCAGCAGCAACGGTTGCAGGTTCCGGCAAGCTCGCTCTTGAGACAGGCAAGCACCCCGCAGTATTAAAGGATATGGTCTGCTCTCCCGGAGGAACAACTATTGCAGGCGTTATGGCTCTTGAAGAGAACGGCCTCAGAAATGCGGTAATCAAGTCTGTTACGGCAGCTTACGACAAGACTCAGGAGATGAAGGGCAACAAGTAA
- a CDS encoding putative peptidoglycan lipid II flippase produces MAENTGTENKTASSHAKKGMSFALSTIIVGLGLIITKGSGLIRDVIVSWKFTEPALRDAYMLAFNIPDLFYNLLVGGAIYSTIAPFMSAQLAVGREKEAIKIVSKFITAVSIVMIVCCSIGAIFSEPLYEFYSLFHNVKNPEILPLAAQASKLLFPQIFFIMLAALCNGILIAYRRFTITSFAPVLYNILVITAIYVFGGNDLLHLMMTTGGILIAAVFNFLFQYVLGFKQMRQFKPDFHLADRELLKLFKRAIPILISASVVQINAIVLNSFALQFDKGSVYCFRNANSIWQIPYSVFVVAITTVMTPELSGDYEAKRFQKASNLISHSMRSALFMTIPSAVFIGVMNVDVVKAIYQWHSAYTNEQAEVAATFLLGFCSAIVTATVVHVFNQAFYAIGQTKIPLFAGILGLVINPVACSVMIRLGVGLMSLSFAYSITNIFMMVLLAVTYCRRKELAPHGIVKFLLKAALCVTVMGVVVFIVDGFFPARGGKLMQLGIVGIKLVIGIVVYFGMAAVLRMQEATEWINKFKAKIFKKKAAKQA; encoded by the coding sequence GTGGCTGAAAATACAGGAACAGAGAATAAGACTGCTTCTTCCCATGCAAAAAAGGGGATGAGCTTTGCCCTATCAACGATAATTGTAGGTCTGGGCCTTATAATTACAAAGGGTTCCGGACTTATCCGTGACGTAATCGTTTCCTGGAAATTTACCGAACCTGCTTTGCGCGACGCTTACATGCTCGCTTTTAATATCCCGGATCTTTTCTATAACCTTCTTGTCGGAGGAGCTATCTATTCTACGATCGCTCCGTTCATGAGCGCGCAGCTTGCTGTCGGCAGGGAAAAAGAGGCTATAAAGATCGTAAGTAAATTCATTACTGCAGTAAGCATCGTTATGATAGTGTGCTGCTCAATAGGCGCCATATTCTCCGAACCGCTTTATGAGTTCTACAGCCTTTTCCATAATGTTAAGAATCCGGAGATACTTCCTCTGGCTGCACAGGCTTCAAAGCTTTTGTTTCCGCAGATCTTCTTCATCATGCTCGCAGCGCTCTGCAACGGAATCCTTATTGCATACAGAAGGTTTACGATCACTTCGTTTGCGCCGGTTTTATATAACATCCTCGTTATAACCGCTATCTATGTCTTCGGCGGAAACGATCTTCTCCACCTTATGATGACGACAGGCGGTATTCTTATTGCAGCAGTATTCAATTTCCTGTTCCAGTATGTTCTGGGCTTTAAGCAGATGAGACAGTTCAAGCCCGATTTTCATCTGGCTGACAGGGAACTTTTAAAACTTTTCAAGCGAGCTATTCCGATCCTTATTTCTGCTTCCGTAGTACAGATCAATGCGATCGTTTTAAACAGCTTTGCGCTCCAGTTTGACAAGGGAAGCGTCTACTGCTTCAGAAATGCAAATTCGATCTGGCAGATACCTTATTCGGTATTCGTCGTAGCGATCACTACCGTAATGACTCCCGAGCTTTCTGGCGACTACGAAGCAAAGAGATTTCAGAAAGCTTCAAACCTCATTTCTCATTCGATGAGAAGTGCTCTTTTTATGACGATCCCTTCAGCAGTATTCATCGGCGTAATGAATGTCGATGTTGTTAAAGCGATCTACCAGTGGCATTCGGCATATACAAATGAACAGGCAGAAGTTGCGGCAACATTCCTTTTGGGATTCTGCAGCGCTATCGTTACAGCAACGGTCGTTCATGTGTTTAACCAGGCATTCTATGCGATCGGTCAGACCAAGATACCTTTGTTTGCAGGCATTTTAGGACTCGTTATAAATCCTGTCGCATGCTCTGTCATGATAAGGCTCGGCGTAGGTCTCATGTCACTTTCTTTCGCATATTCGATCACAAATATCTTTATGATGGTGCTTCTTGCAGTAACTTACTGCAGACGTAAGGAATTAGCGCCTCACGGCATCGTAAAATTCCTTTTGAAGGCAGCCTTGTGCGTTACTGTTATGGGTGTTGTTGTCTTCATTGTCGACGGGTTCTTCCCGGCAAGAGGCGGCAAGCTCATGCAGCTCGGTATTGTCGGAATCAAGCTTGTTATCGGCATTGTTGTTTATTTCGGCATGGCAGCTGTCTTGCGCATGCAGGAAGCAACAGAATGGATCAACAAGTTCAAGGCCAAGATCTTCAAGAAAAAAGCTGCAAAGCAAGCCTGA
- a CDS encoding 3-oxoacyl-[acyl-carrier protein] reductase — MPHLLISGGTRGIGRACVDLFAGQGFKVSSLSRYGRPDDAIEGVDYYACDIRDFENVKNTVICAIERSGNIDVLISNAGISVTGLAQDMKYQDYRDVIDTNFGGLFNLANAVIPNMVGQKKGVILAVSSMWGQTGASCESLYSASKGAVDSYVKALAKELGSSGIRVNAVSPGATETDMMKCFGEDDRRAICEDTPLGRLGEPEEIAKAMFFLQSDKASFITGQIIGINGGYLI; from the coding sequence ATGCCGCATCTTTTGATCTCAGGAGGTACCAGAGGGATCGGCAGAGCATGCGTAGATCTTTTCGCGGGCCAGGGATTTAAGGTATCTTCATTAAGCCGCTACGGCAGGCCTGATGATGCAATCGAAGGCGTGGATTACTATGCCTGCGATATCAGAGATTTCGAAAACGTAAAGAATACGGTTATCTGCGCCATCGAAAGATCAGGCAATATCGATGTTCTCATTTCCAATGCCGGAATATCCGTAACGGGTCTTGCGCAGGACATGAAATACCAGGATTACAGGGACGTCATCGACACGAATTTCGGAGGCCTTTTCAATCTTGCAAATGCCGTTATTCCGAATATGGTCGGTCAAAAGAAAGGCGTTATTCTCGCCGTATCTTCAATGTGGGGACAGACAGGAGCTTCATGTGAATCTTTATACTCTGCGAGCAAAGGCGCAGTGGATTCCTACGTTAAGGCATTAGCCAAAGAATTAGGATCTTCAGGCATCAGAGTCAATGCCGTATCTCCCGGAGCAACCGAAACCGATATGATGAAGTGCTTCGGAGAAGATGACAGAAGAGCCATCTGCGAAGACACGCCGCTCGGCAGACTCGGTGAACCCGAAGAGATCGCAAAAGCCATGTTCTTCCTTCAGTCCGATAAGGCCTCATTTATTACCGGACAGATCATCGGAATAAACGGCGGATACCTAATTTAA
- a CDS encoding L,D-peptidoglycan transpeptidase YkuD (ErfK/YbiS/YcfS/YnhG family): MKRLALRFVSGMALIGILFGLSSCDVSKNGTESSESEVSVTSSEVIETTTFSETEETTTAETTASSETEEETTAVSETTTEAATTPETTATETTAAETTKAKDLSPEWVRNLSQAKDPGTTQLLIVAATRMNKTTAKVSMHERDEDGDWIQVLSVDGYVGKNGMVKDSERKEGCGKTPIGVYYFTTAFGIADDPGCKIPYIKVTKDLYWSSDMREGMHYNEMVSINDYPDLDKKNSEHLIDYSKAYQYCLNISFNEECTPGRGSAIFLHCTGNNKYTAGCVAVPKDTMVKIMKRVDPFCVVVIDTKDNLGC; the protein is encoded by the coding sequence ATGAAGAGACTTGCTCTAAGATTTGTTTCCGGCATGGCCTTGATCGGCATTCTTTTCGGACTTTCTTCCTGCGATGTCTCGAAAAACGGTACCGAATCATCAGAAAGCGAAGTGTCTGTTACAAGTTCGGAAGTAATTGAGACAACGACATTCTCTGAGACAGAAGAGACTACAACAGCTGAAACAACAGCTTCTTCAGAAACAGAAGAAGAGACAACTGCGGTTTCAGAAACCACTACAGAAGCGGCAACAACTCCGGAAACAACGGCTACTGAAACTACTGCTGCCGAAACAACCAAGGCAAAAGACTTGTCTCCCGAGTGGGTAAGAAACCTTTCGCAGGCAAAAGATCCGGGTACGACACAGCTCCTTATCGTTGCGGCTACCCGCATGAACAAGACGACCGCAAAGGTCTCGATGCATGAACGTGATGAAGACGGTGACTGGATCCAGGTCTTATCAGTTGACGGATATGTCGGCAAGAACGGCATGGTCAAAGATTCCGAGAGAAAAGAAGGATGCGGCAAGACACCTATCGGCGTTTATTATTTCACCACGGCTTTCGGTATTGCAGATGATCCGGGATGCAAGATCCCTTATATCAAGGTTACAAAGGACCTTTACTGGTCAAGCGACATGCGCGAAGGCATGCACTATAACGAGATGGTGAGCATCAACGATTATCCTGATCTCGACAAGAAGAACAGCGAGCACCTGATAGATTACTCGAAAGCATACCAGTACTGCCTTAACATAAGCTTCAATGAAGAGTGCACGCCAGGCAGAGGCTCTGCTATCTTCCTTCATTGCACGGGCAATAACAAGTACACTGCAGGCTGCGTTGCAGTTCCCAAAGATACGATGGTCAAGATAATGAAAAGGGTCGATCCTTTCTGCGTTGTAGTGATCGATACAAAGGATAATCTGGGTTGCTGA
- a CDS encoding phosphoglycerate dehydrogenase-like enzyme, which translates to MKIVVINKLLKEIHKEKIRKAADKAGGDVLFIESEYEFPSDWEDCDIIYGFGMGNAKKNRNLKWLSVPSAGVDYLMKPGVFANEDCLVTNSSGAYGVTIAEHIICVSLMMMRKIDYSYRESLKGNWSLPQPQKSLKDCRIVVLGTGDIGSCFAKRAKAFEPKSITGVSRSGISSDPSYDSVKKVSELDSVLPETDLLVMSLPDTPETRDILSRKRIELLPEGSYVVNVGRGSAIDEDALCESLESGRLGGAALDVFKTEPLPADSKIWNTKNLLITPHVAGNLTLEHTLNVNVDLFCENLVRYGKGLPLNNLIDKNKGY; encoded by the coding sequence ATGAAGATAGTAGTAATCAATAAGTTATTGAAGGAAATCCATAAAGAGAAGATCAGAAAAGCCGCAGACAAAGCAGGCGGCGATGTCCTGTTTATAGAGTCTGAATATGAGTTCCCTTCTGACTGGGAAGACTGCGATATCATTTACGGCTTTGGTATGGGCAATGCGAAAAAGAACAGAAACCTTAAGTGGCTTTCCGTTCCTTCTGCTGGAGTCGACTACCTCATGAAACCCGGTGTCTTCGCTAATGAAGACTGCCTGGTCACGAATTCTTCAGGCGCATACGGTGTTACGATCGCAGAGCATATCATCTGTGTATCACTTATGATGATGAGAAAGATCGATTATTCATACAGGGAATCGCTCAAAGGCAACTGGAGCCTCCCGCAGCCCCAGAAGTCTCTTAAAGACTGCAGGATAGTTGTGCTTGGTACCGGCGATATAGGAAGCTGCTTTGCAAAAAGAGCAAAGGCTTTTGAACCCAAGAGCATTACAGGCGTGTCCAGAAGCGGCATAAGCTCTGATCCTTCGTATGACTCTGTGAAGAAAGTCAGCGAACTTGATTCTGTGCTTCCTGAAACGGACCTTCTCGTAATGAGCCTTCCAGATACTCCTGAGACGAGAGATATTTTAAGCCGTAAGAGAATAGAGCTGCTTCCGGAAGGCTCATATGTAGTAAATGTCGGCAGGGGATCTGCAATCGACGAAGATGCTCTTTGCGAGAGCCTGGAGAGCGGCAGGCTCGGAGGTGCTGCACTGGATGTGTTCAAGACTGAACCGCTCCCTGCTGACAGCAAGATATGGAATACAAAGAATCTTCTTATAACTCCCCATGTGGCAGGCAACCTCACTCTGGAACATACGCTTAACGTGAATGTTGATCTGTTTTGTGAGAACCTCGTCAGATACGGTAAAGGATTACCTCTTAATAATCTGATAGATAAAAATAAGGGTTATTGA
- a CDS encoding nicotinamide-nucleotide amidase: MINIVEDISLRAQELVDIARIEGLTIGFAESLTGGLISASVVNIPGASAVFKGSVVSYTNEVKENVLGVPADIISTYTEVSDECAKAMAEGAMSVLGVDIAVSVTGIAGPTGELPGKPVGTVYMGYCRLPDISGTVRLNFEGDRDTIRYCTVLAALNQAVTLIKDGKA; this comes from the coding sequence ATGATTAATATTGTTGAAGACATCAGTTTAAGAGCTCAGGAGCTCGTTGATATTGCAAGGATAGAAGGCCTGACCATTGGTTTTGCCGAGAGCCTTACGGGCGGACTGATTTCAGCTTCTGTCGTAAACATCCCCGGCGCGTCGGCTGTTTTTAAAGGCTCTGTCGTTTCATATACAAACGAAGTCAAAGAAAACGTTCTGGGCGTTCCGGCCGATATAATCTCGACTTACACGGAAGTTTCTGACGAGTGCGCTAAGGCAATGGCGGAAGGCGCTATGTCTGTTTTGGGCGTTGATATCGCGGTATCCGTCACAGGCATTGCCGGACCTACGGGAGAACTTCCCGGAAAGCCTGTTGGAACCGTTTATATGGGCTATTGCCGTTTGCCTGATATTTCAGGCACTGTGAGGTTGAACTTTGAAGGTGATAGGGATACTATACGTTACTGCACCGTACTGGCGGCATTAAATCAGGCTGTTACGCTGATCAAGGATGGTAAGGCTTAA
- a CDS encoding recombination protein RecA — MAKSKNAGKGSVAQVQDKDERRKALDAAMAQIEKQFGQGAVMRLGDKAQVEIDTIPTGALTLDIALGIGGLPRGRIIEIYGPESSGKTTVALHCVAEAQKMGGTCAFIDAEHALDPVYAGNIGVDVDNLLLSQPDTGEQALEICETLVRSGCIDVVVIDSVAALVPRAEIEGEMGDSHVGLQARLMSQALRKLAPVVSKSNTICIFINQLREKVGVMFGNPETTPGGRALKFYASVRLDVRKVETLRNGTDVVGSHTRVKVVKNKVAPPFKEAEFDIMYGKGVSSEGCIIDLGVENNIIDKSGSWFAYNGAKIAQGRDAAKQYLIDHPDIKDEIEDKIRESYMPADDDDFAAGAAAEAAPEEESDDDDILGIDV; from the coding sequence ATGGCTAAGAGTAAAAATGCAGGAAAGGGCTCAGTTGCTCAGGTTCAGGATAAGGACGAGAGAAGGAAGGCCCTTGATGCCGCAATGGCACAGATTGAGAAACAGTTCGGCCAGGGTGCAGTTATGCGTTTGGGTGATAAGGCTCAGGTAGAGATCGACACCATTCCTACAGGTGCTCTGACACTTGATATCGCTTTAGGTATCGGCGGACTTCCCAGAGGAAGAATCATTGAGATCTATGGACCTGAATCATCAGGTAAGACAACAGTAGCTCTCCACTGCGTAGCAGAAGCGCAGAAGATGGGTGGCACATGCGCTTTCATCGATGCTGAGCACGCGCTTGATCCCGTTTATGCAGGCAACATCGGCGTTGACGTTGATAACCTCCTTTTGTCACAGCCTGATACAGGTGAGCAGGCATTAGAGATCTGCGAAACACTCGTAAGAAGCGGATGCATCGATGTAGTAGTTATCGACTCAGTTGCAGCACTCGTTCCGAGGGCAGAGATCGAAGGCGAGATGGGTGATTCCCACGTTGGTCTTCAGGCACGTCTCATGAGCCAGGCTTTAAGAAAGCTCGCTCCTGTAGTTTCCAAGTCAAATACTATCTGTATCTTCATCAACCAGCTCCGTGAGAAGGTCGGTGTTATGTTCGGTAACCCTGAGACAACACCCGGCGGCCGTGCTCTTAAGTTCTACGCATCAGTAAGACTTGATGTACGTAAGGTTGAGACACTCCGTAACGGTACAGACGTTGTAGGCAGCCACACAAGAGTTAAGGTTGTTAAGAATAAGGTAGCTCCTCCGTTCAAGGAAGCTGAATTCGATATCATGTACGGTAAGGGCGTTTCATCCGAAGGATGCATTATCGATCTTGGTGTTGAGAACAATATCATCGACAAGAGCGGATCCTGGTTTGCTTATAACGGCGCCAAGATCGCACAGGGCAGAGACGCAGCAAAGCAGTACCTCATTGATCACCCTGATATCAAGGACGAGATCGAAGATAAGATCAGAGAATCTTACATGCCTGCAGATGACGATGATTTCGCAGCAGGCGCTGCAGCAGAAGCTGCTCCCGAAGAAGAATCTGATGACGACGATA
- a CDS encoding ADP-ribose pyrophosphatase, which yields MGQINCSDDMLFEKTISKETIFEGKVFTVEVKKITTPEGREASREIVKHHGGACILPVDDEGNCYFVKQFRSPFEEVMLEAPAGKIEEGEDPLYCASREITEETGLIANNIECVGKMAATPGYCSEIISLYIGTGLEYKGGNPDLNEYVSTVKMPLKEALQMAENGEIKDAKTLVLIYKASRRLGI from the coding sequence ATGGGTCAGATAAATTGCAGTGACGATATGTTGTTCGAAAAGACCATCTCGAAAGAGACGATCTTCGAAGGAAAGGTCTTTACTGTTGAGGTAAAAAAGATCACGACACCTGAGGGCAGGGAAGCATCCCGCGAGATAGTAAAGCATCACGGCGGCGCCTGCATCCTTCCTGTTGACGATGAGGGCAACTGCTATTTCGTAAAGCAGTTCAGAAGCCCTTTTGAGGAAGTAATGCTCGAAGCTCCTGCTGGAAAGATCGAAGAAGGCGAAGATCCTTTGTACTGTGCTTCAAGAGAGATAACAGAAGAGACAGGTCTTATTGCAAATAACATCGAGTGCGTCGGAAAAATGGCAGCTACTCCAGGTTACTGCAGTGAGATAATCTCGCTTTATATCGGAACAGGCCTTGAGTACAAGGGCGGAAATCCGGACCTCAACGAATATGTTTCAACAGTAAAGATGCCGCTTAAAGAAGCCCTTCAGATGGCTGAAAACGGCGAGATAAAAGATGCCAAGACTCTGGTCTTGATCTATAAAGCTTCCAGGAGGTTAGGGATTTGA
- a CDS encoding DNA segregation ATPase FtsK/SpoIIIE-like protein, with protein MSRDTSRKEAAGIVLFFVAIAIILIFYLPVSLTGIIGSAIKSFFLGLIGVAAYAIPVYILYVALDVFFEKRQGVSGIRVRSIILLLVSVSALLALITMDMTYFEGLCLNTDGKTSALKALSLLWQSGVDANLITNHLNSGIVLPGGIVGGSIAVALFEVTGNVIGILAIVVFLLTQILLVFRVSLKATARKTAKAISTASGKVYNSVVSHKTQRQNDPEYQIYSGNNYARPEPQRPRQNVGGTTFITYGEGGVIPPSATPEYPDYGASRFVQSEKNIKRGPYSEKQGPFMTNLPIDGQSGFTDVEKLTGGQIHPVQQDPGKLAYNEKEYDVSNSEDNDADFGYITDPLNIPGAAKIKKEKKKLSFLDNKKKDDFYDLNPVENKAPAKADTDIYSGTEDPYEVEEDSEGTGYDYQEPERSVREPNIDLSMYNKTDKASEAVPAAAAPVSDERITINASKDDTEGYSRTEGRIFKTSSANKPAPSEPSIEFAEETRQHEAQIKAQKRKLRNYKPAPTSCLAQDVKQRADADLEKKLTVKAHQLEEALKSFGIKATVVNITHGPSITRFELTLETGTKVSRVTSLQDDIMLAMAAISIRIEAPIPGKSAIGIEIPNDNPSAVQLRGLVETKEFKNASPLTVALGRDIPGRPIYCDLAKMPHLMIAGSTGSGKSVCINSILTSILVHSSPEEVRMILVDPKVVELSVYNGVPHLIMPVITDPKKAAGALNWAVTEMQRRYKLFEEGQVRDIKSFNEKYKGNPEVEHLPLILFVIDELAELMMVASKEVETYISRLAALARAAGIHLLIATQRPSVDVITGVIKANIGSRIAFAVTSGVDSKTILDHVGAEKLLGKGDMLYAPMSAPQPVRGQGAFLSDQEVERVVDCLKTTYGSMYDESIIKDIDRVTAGDEQPQGGASSGGSSSGGSADDLFAQAVQTVLEYGSASVSVLQRRLGIGYPRAARLVDELEKKKIIGPFEGSKPRKILITETEWLEMQARNLDD; from the coding sequence TTGAGTAGAGATACTTCGCGCAAAGAGGCAGCGGGAATCGTTCTGTTCTTCGTTGCGATTGCAATAATTCTTATCTTCTATCTTCCCGTATCTTTGACGGGTATCATCGGAAGCGCGATAAAGAGCTTTTTCTTAGGCCTTATCGGTGTGGCAGCTTATGCTATTCCTGTATATATCCTCTATGTCGCATTGGACGTCTTTTTCGAAAAGCGCCAGGGCGTATCAGGTATCAGAGTAAGGAGTATCATTCTCCTCCTCGTATCAGTATCGGCACTGCTTGCGCTTATCACGATGGACATGACTTATTTTGAAGGTCTGTGCCTTAACACGGACGGTAAGACATCTGCGCTTAAGGCGCTGTCACTGCTTTGGCAGTCCGGCGTCGATGCGAACCTTATCACAAACCATCTAAATTCCGGCATTGTGCTTCCGGGCGGTATCGTCGGAGGTTCCATTGCCGTAGCTTTATTTGAAGTAACAGGCAATGTCATAGGAATCCTCGCTATCGTAGTATTCCTTCTTACGCAGATCCTTCTCGTATTCAGAGTGTCTCTCAAGGCAACTGCCAGGAAGACTGCAAAGGCCATCAGCACTGCATCGGGCAAGGTTTATAACTCTGTAGTAAGCCATAAGACCCAGAGACAGAACGATCCTGAGTACCAGATCTATTCCGGCAACAATTATGCCAGACCTGAACCTCAGAGACCGAGGCAGAATGTCGGCGGAACAACATTCATAACATATGGTGAAGGTGGAGTTATCCCGCCTTCAGCAACACCCGAATATCCTGATTACGGTGCTTCACGCTTTGTCCAGAGCGAAAAGAATATCAAGAGAGGACCTTATTCCGAGAAGCAGGGTCCTTTCATGACAAATCTTCCCATCGACGGACAGTCAGGTTTCACCGATGTCGAAAAGCTCACGGGCGGCCAGATCCATCCTGTACAGCAGGATCCCGGCAAGCTTGCTTATAACGAGAAAGAATATGATGTTTCAAATTCCGAAGATAACGATGCGGATTTCGGTTATATAACAGATCCTCTGAATATTCCGGGCGCTGCAAAGATCAAGAAGGAAAAGAAGAAACTGTCATTCCTCGATAATAAGAAAAAAGACGATTTCTACGATCTCAATCCTGTCGAAAACAAGGCTCCTGCAAAGGCAGATACGGATATCTACAGCGGCACGGAAGATCCTTATGAAGTGGAAGAAGATTCCGAAGGCACAGGCTATGATTATCAGGAACCCGAGCGCTCGGTAAGAGAACCCAATATCGATCTTTCGATGTATAACAAGACGGATAAGGCCAGTGAAGCAGTGCCTGCTGCAGCAGCTCCCGTATCCGATGAGAGAATTACAATTAATGCAAGCAAGGACGATACTGAAGGATACAGCAGGACTGAAGGCCGTATCTTTAAGACATCCTCTGCAAATAAGCCCGCACCTTCTGAACCGAGCATCGAATTTGCCGAAGAGACAAGGCAACATGAAGCTCAGATCAAAGCTCAGAAGAGAAAGCTCAGAAACTATAAGCCTGCACCGACTTCATGCCTTGCACAGGATGTAAAGCAGCGCGCAGATGCTGATCTCGAAAAGAAACTTACGGTCAAGGCCCATCAGCTTGAAGAAGCATTAAAGAGCTTCGGAATAAAAGCCACTGTCGTAAATATCACTCACGGACCTTCTATCACGAGATTCGAATTAACGCTTGAAACAGGTACAAAGGTCTCCAGAGTTACAAGCCTTCAGGACGATATCATGCTCGCGATGGCAGCTATTTCAATAAGAATCGAAGCGCCTATCCCGGGTAAGAGTGCAATCGGTATCGAGATTCCTAATGACAATCCTTCTGCAGTTCAGCTCAGAGGCCTGGTTGAGACAAAGGAATTCAAGAACGCATCACCCCTTACTGTTGCTTTGGGAAGAGATATCCCGGGAAGACCTATTTATTGTGACCTTGCAAAGATGCCTCACCTCATGATCGCAGGTTCCACAGGTTCAGGTAAGTCAGTATGTATCAACTCGATCCTTACAAGTATTCTTGTTCACTCTTCACCTGAAGAAGTCCGTATGATCCTTGTTGACCCTAAGGTCGTTGAGCTTTCTGTTTATAACGGCGTTCCTCATCTCATAATGCCTGTAATCACCGACCCTAAGAAGGCCGCCGGTGCTCTTAACTGGGCTGTTACGGAGATGCAGAGAAGGTATAAGCTCTTTGAAGAGGGACAGGTAAGAGACATCAAGAGTTTTAATGAAAAATACAAGGGCAATCCCGAAGTTGAGCACCTGCCTTTGATCCTTTTCGTAATCGACGAGCTCGCAGAACTCATGATGGTAGCATCCAAGGAAGTCGAGACTTATATCTCAAGACTTGCCGCACTCGCAAGAGCTGCAGGTATCCACCTCCTGATCGCTACACAGAGACCTTCTGTTGACGTCATCACGGGTGTCATCAAGGCTAATATCGGTTCGAGAATCGCATTCGCCGTTACATCCGGCGTCGATTCAAAGACTATCTTGGATCACGTGGGAGCTGAAAAACTCTTAGGTAAGGGCGACATGCTCTATGCTCCGATGAGCGCTCCTCAGCCTGTAAGAGGCCAGGGTGCATTCCTTTCTGACCAGGAAGTTGAAAGAGTCGTTGACTGCCTTAAGACAACTTACGGCTCGATGTATGACGAGTCGATCATTAAGGATATCGACAGGGTTACTGCAGGTGATGAACAGCCGCAGGGCGGAGCTTCTTCCGGCGGATCTTCATCGGGCGGTTCTGCTGACGATCTTTTCGCACAGGCTGTACAGACAGTATTGGAATACGGCAGTGCGAGCGTATCTGTTCTCCAGAGAAGACTCGGAATCGGTTACCCGAGAGCTGCAAGACTTGTAGATGAGCTCGAAAAGAAGAAGATCATCGGACCTTTCGAAGGCAGCAAGCCCAGAAAGATCCTGATCACAGAGACAGAATGGCTCGAGATGCAGGCGAGAAACCTTGATGATTAA
- a CDS encoding RNase HI produces MAVISEVTIYTDGACSGNPGPGGWASILMAGGVKKELSGGEPDTTNNRMELMAVIQGLRALKRPCKVDIYSDSAYVVNAFEQRWLDKWTRNGWKNSAKAEVANSDLWKELLSLTTMHNVTFHKVKGHADNEFNNRCDELAVAEWKKISEGKG; encoded by the coding sequence ATGGCAGTAATTAGCGAAGTTACAATCTATACTGACGGTGCATGTTCGGGTAATCCCGGACCCGGCGGTTGGGCTTCCATACTTATGGCAGGCGGCGTCAAGAAAGAACTTTCCGGCGGCGAGCCTGATACCACAAACAACCGTATGGAGCTTATGGCTGTGATCCAGGGGCTCCGCGCGTTAAAGCGTCCGTGCAAGGTCGATATCTACAGCGACAGCGCTTATGTGGTAAATGCTTTCGAGCAGCGCTGGCTCGACAAATGGACGAGAAACGGCTGGAAGAACAGTGCCAAGGCCGAAGTCGCAAACAGCGATCTCTGGAAAGAACTCTTAAGTCTCACAACTATGCATAATGTTACATTCCATAAGGTTAAAGGCCATGCCGACAACGAGTTCAATAACCGTTGTGACGAGCTTGCCGTTGCCGAATGGAAGAAGATAAGTGAAGGAAAAGGTTAA